The Verrucomicrobiia bacterium genome includes a region encoding these proteins:
- a CDS encoding type II/IV secretion system protein gives MHPPSDGHPLRPDPADPASFHAPGILPESAPEDPWHPAPEALRLLPADFVQRHCILPLAVHQGTLRIATPDAANHRAFDDIRLLTGLEVDVREAPADTLAERIAESYQVTVERMIEGLHPEARSTSEASTLHDIEVMANEPTVINLVNLVLATAVRERASDIHLVPFEDSLELRFRIDGLLQVKPPPPRHLHAALVSRIKIMADMNIAERFLPQDGHIQIHHRGARVDIRVGTMPTKNGESVVMRLLEKDNKVLTPVELGLDPERAALMQRLAQKPHGLFLSTGPTGSGKTTTLYSILQGIYTPEKKIITIEDPIEYELPGVAQIPVRPSRNFTFANGLRAILRQDPDVVMVGEIRDSETAEIAIRAALTGHQVFSTLHTNDSTGAVTRLLDMGVEAFLISSSLEGVIAQRLVRRLCPRCRIEDAIAPAVRERLEALGGRAVHGTFFRGQGCEDCRHTGYRGRIGIFELLPIGTELRELILHRRSNAELKTVAQRSMITMHQDALNKAAAGMTSVEEILRVSSGDLLE, from the coding sequence ATGCACCCCCCCTCGGACGGCCACCCCCTCCGTCCCGATCCTGCGGATCCCGCTTCCTTCCACGCTCCTGGGATCCTCCCCGAATCGGCTCCTGAAGACCCCTGGCATCCGGCCCCCGAAGCCCTGCGCCTGCTCCCCGCCGATTTCGTTCAGCGCCATTGCATCCTCCCCCTCGCCGTCCATCAGGGCACCCTGCGAATCGCCACACCGGACGCCGCCAATCATCGCGCCTTCGACGATATCCGATTGCTCACCGGCCTCGAAGTGGACGTCCGGGAGGCCCCGGCCGACACCCTGGCCGAGCGCATCGCCGAGTCGTACCAGGTGACGGTCGAGCGCATGATCGAGGGTCTCCACCCGGAGGCCCGCTCCACCTCGGAAGCCAGCACCCTCCACGACATCGAGGTGATGGCCAACGAGCCCACCGTCATCAACCTCGTCAACCTCGTCCTCGCCACCGCCGTCCGCGAACGGGCCAGCGACATCCACCTGGTCCCGTTCGAAGACTCCCTCGAACTCCGTTTCCGCATCGACGGTCTCCTCCAGGTCAAGCCTCCGCCCCCGCGCCATCTCCACGCCGCCCTGGTCTCCCGCATCAAGATCATGGCGGACATGAACATCGCCGAGCGGTTCCTGCCCCAGGACGGCCATATCCAGATCCATCATCGCGGGGCCCGGGTCGATATCCGCGTCGGCACCATGCCCACCAAGAACGGGGAGAGCGTGGTGATGCGTCTCCTCGAAAAGGACAACAAGGTCCTCACCCCCGTCGAACTCGGCCTCGACCCCGAACGCGCCGCCCTGATGCAGCGCCTCGCCCAGAAACCCCACGGCCTTTTCCTTTCCACCGGCCCCACCGGCAGCGGCAAGACCACCACCCTCTATTCCATCCTCCAGGGCATCTACACCCCGGAGAAGAAGATCATCACCATCGAGGACCCCATCGAGTACGAACTCCCCGGCGTCGCCCAGATTCCCGTCCGCCCCAGCCGCAATTTCACCTTCGCCAACGGCCTCCGCGCCATCCTCCGACAGGATCCCGACGTCGTCATGGTCGGCGAAATCCGCGATTCCGAGACCGCCGAAATCGCCATTCGCGCCGCCCTCACCGGCCACCAGGTCTTCAGCACCCTGCACACCAACGACTCCACCGGCGCCGTCACCCGCCTTCTCGACATGGGCGTCGAGGCCTTCCTCATCTCGTCGTCCCTCGAAGGGGTCATCGCCCAGCGCCTCGTCCGTCGCCTGTGCCCGCGGTGCCGCATCGAGGATGCCATCGCCCCCGCCGTCCGCGAACGCCTCGAAGCCCTCGGCGGCCGGGCCGTTCACGGCACCTTCTTTCGGGGCCAGGGCTGCGAGGATTGCCGCCACACCGGCTACCGCGGCCGCATCGGCATCTTCGAACTCCTCCCCATCGGCACCGAACTCCGCGAGCTGATCCTCCACCGCCGTTCCAATGCCGAACTCAAAACGGTGGCCCAGCGCTCCATGATCACCATGCACCAGGACGCCCTCAACAAGGCCGCCGCCGGCATGACCTCCGTCGAGGAGATCCTGCGCGTGTCCTCGGGCGATCTCCTCGAATGA